One Pseudomonas brassicacearum genomic region harbors:
- the hemA gene encoding glutamyl-tRNA reductase — MAFLALGINHKTASVDVRERVAFTPEQLVEALQQLCRLTDSREAAILSTCNRSELYIEQDHVSPDSVLRWLADYHDLSLEELRASAYVHEDDAAVRHMMRVASGLDSLVLGEPQILGQMKSAYAVAREAGTVGPLLGRLFQATFNAAKQVRTDTAIGENPVSVAFAAVSLAKQIFSDLQRSQALLIGAGETITLVARHLHDLGVKRIVVANRTLERASILAEQFGAHAVLLSDIPAELVHSDIVISSTASQLPILGKGAVESALKLRKHKPIFMVDIAVPRDIEPEVGELDDVYLYSVDDLHEVVAENLKSRQGAAQAAEEMITIGADDFMVRLRELAAVDVLKAYRQQSERLRDEELQKAQRLLANGSSAEEVLVQLARGLTNKLLHAPSVQLKKLTAEGRLDALAMAQELFALGEGSPDSFSDKKPQ; from the coding sequence ATGGCCTTCCTTGCACTTGGTATTAACCACAAGACTGCTTCAGTAGACGTCCGCGAGCGCGTGGCCTTTACGCCTGAGCAGCTGGTTGAGGCCCTGCAGCAGCTCTGCCGACTGACCGACAGTCGCGAAGCTGCGATCCTCTCCACCTGCAATCGCAGCGAGCTTTATATAGAGCAGGATCACGTTTCGCCGGATTCGGTGCTGCGCTGGCTGGCCGACTACCACGACCTGAGTCTTGAAGAGCTGCGCGCCAGTGCCTATGTGCATGAGGATGATGCGGCCGTTCGTCACATGATGCGCGTCGCTTCGGGTCTCGACTCGCTGGTATTGGGTGAACCGCAGATTCTCGGCCAGATGAAGTCGGCCTACGCCGTGGCGCGGGAGGCCGGCACCGTCGGTCCGCTGTTGGGCCGTCTGTTCCAGGCCACCTTCAACGCTGCCAAGCAGGTGCGTACCGACACTGCCATCGGCGAGAACCCGGTGTCCGTGGCGTTTGCCGCCGTCAGCCTGGCGAAACAGATCTTCAGCGATTTGCAACGCAGCCAGGCGCTGCTGATCGGCGCCGGCGAGACCATCACCCTGGTCGCCCGTCATCTGCATGACCTGGGTGTGAAGCGCATTGTCGTCGCCAACCGGACCCTGGAGCGGGCCAGTATCCTGGCCGAGCAGTTTGGCGCTCACGCGGTGTTGCTGTCGGACATCCCGGCTGAGCTGGTGCACAGCGACATCGTCATCAGTTCCACCGCCAGCCAGTTGCCGATCCTGGGCAAGGGCGCGGTGGAAAGTGCCCTGAAGCTGCGCAAGCACAAACCGATTTTCATGGTGGACATTGCCGTCCCGCGGGACATCGAGCCGGAAGTCGGCGAACTGGACGACGTTTACCTCTACAGCGTCGACGACCTGCACGAGGTGGTTGCCGAGAATCTCAAGAGCCGGCAAGGCGCGGCCCAGGCGGCGGAAGAGATGATTACCATCGGCGCCGACGATTTCATGGTGCGCCTGCGCGAGCTGGCGGCGGTGGATGTGCTCAAGGCGTACCGTCAACAGAGCGAGCGCCTGCGCGACGAAGAACTTCAGAAAGCCCAGCGCCTGCTGGCTAACGGTAGCAGCGCCGAAGAGGTGCTGGTGCAGTTGGCTCGCGGCCTGACCAACAAATTGCTCCACGCTCCCAGTGTCCAGCTCAAGAAGCTGACCGCCGAAGGCCGCCTCGATGCGCTGGCCATGGCCCAGGAGCTCTTTGCCCTCGGTGAGGGTTCACCGGATAGCTTTTCGGATAAAAAACCGCAATGA
- a CDS encoding 50S ribosomal protein L25/general stress protein Ctc: MNEFTLNAELRSDLGKGASRRLRRLASLVPAVVYGGEKAPESISMLAKEVAKLLENEAAYSHIIELNVGGTKQNVVIKALQRHPAKGHVMHADFVRVVAGQKLTAIVPVHFVGEAAPIKKGGEISHVTSEVEVSCLPKDLPEFIEVDLANAEVGTIIHLSDLKAPKGVEFVALAHGDDKAVANVHAPRVAPEATEEGAAE, translated from the coding sequence ATGAACGAATTTACCCTGAATGCTGAACTGCGTTCCGACCTGGGGAAAGGTGCGAGCCGCCGCCTGCGTCGTCTCGCAAGCCTGGTTCCAGCTGTAGTCTACGGTGGCGAGAAAGCCCCTGAGTCCATCAGCATGCTGGCCAAAGAAGTTGCCAAACTGCTCGAAAACGAAGCGGCCTACAGCCACATCATCGAGCTGAACGTTGGTGGCACCAAGCAGAACGTCGTGATCAAGGCCCTGCAGCGTCACCCGGCCAAAGGCCACGTGATGCACGCTGACTTCGTACGCGTAGTAGCTGGCCAGAAACTGACCGCTATCGTGCCTGTACACTTCGTTGGCGAAGCTGCACCGATCAAGAAAGGCGGCGAGATCTCGCACGTGACTTCGGAAGTCGAAGTGTCCTGCCTGCCGAAAGACCTGCCTGAATTCATCGAAGTCGACCTGGCTAACGCCGAAGTCGGCACGATCATTCACCTGTCCGACCTCAAGGCTCCTAAAGGCGTTGAGTTTGTTGCCCTGGCACACGGCGATGACAAGGCTGTTGCCAACGTCCACGCTCCACGTGTTGCTCCAGAAGCGACTGAAGAAGGCGCTGCAGAGTAA
- the prmC gene encoding peptide chain release factor N(5)-glutamine methyltransferase, with protein MTIIASLLRAAELPDSPSPRLDAELLLAAALGKSRSFLHTWPERIVPSEAALLFSEYLRRRRSGEPVAYILGQQGFWKLDLEVAPHTLIPRPDTELLVETALALLPATPARVLDLGTGSGAIALALASERPAWKVTAVDRVLEAVALAERNRQRLDLRNVTVLSSHWFSALDGERFELIISNPPYIAAADPHLAEGDVRFEPASALVAGQDGLDDLRQIIDQAPGHLEAAGWLMLEHGYDQAGAVRELLQARGFTQVHSRKDLGGHERISLGCLPC; from the coding sequence ATGACCATCATCGCCAGTCTGTTACGCGCCGCCGAGCTTCCGGATTCGCCCTCGCCCCGGCTGGATGCCGAGTTGCTGCTGGCCGCTGCGTTGGGCAAGTCCCGCAGCTTCCTGCACACCTGGCCCGAGCGGATCGTACCGAGCGAGGCGGCGTTGCTGTTTTCCGAATATCTGCGGCGCCGTCGTTCCGGCGAACCGGTGGCCTACATCCTCGGGCAGCAAGGCTTCTGGAAACTCGATCTGGAAGTCGCGCCCCATACGCTGATCCCGCGTCCCGACACGGAGCTGCTGGTGGAAACCGCGCTGGCCTTGTTGCCGGCCACGCCGGCCCGGGTCCTGGACCTGGGCACGGGCAGTGGCGCGATTGCCCTGGCATTGGCCAGCGAGCGCCCGGCCTGGAAGGTCACCGCGGTCGACCGTGTGCTGGAAGCCGTGGCCCTGGCCGAGCGCAATCGTCAACGCCTGGATCTGCGCAACGTCACGGTGTTGAGCAGTCATTGGTTCAGCGCGCTGGACGGCGAGCGTTTTGAGTTGATCATCAGCAACCCGCCTTATATCGCCGCCGCCGATCCGCATCTGGCCGAGGGCGACGTGCGTTTCGAGCCGGCCAGTGCGTTGGTTGCGGGACAAGATGGGCTCGATGACCTGCGCCAGATCATTGACCAGGCACCGGGTCACCTCGAAGCGGCCGGCTGGCTGATGCTTGAGCACGGTTACGACCAGGCCGGGGCGGTGCGCGAGTTGCTGCAAGCCCGAGGTTTTACGCAAGTCCACAGCCGCAAGGACCTGGGCGGTCACGAGCGCATCAGCCTGGGGTGCCTGCCGTGCTGA
- a CDS encoding molybdopterin-synthase adenylyltransferase MoeB: MLNDQELLRYSRQILLQHVDIDGQLRLKQSRVLIVGLGGLGAPVALYLAAAGVGELHLADFDSVDLTNLQRQIIHDTDSVGLSKVDSAMRRLTAINPEIRLVPHPTAMDEDSLAAVVATVDVVLDCSDNFSTREAVNAACVTAGKPLVSGAAIRLEGQLSVFDPRRPESPCYHCLYGHGSEAELTCSEAGVLGPLVGLVGSLQALEALKLLAGFGEPLVGRLLLIDALGTRFRELRVKRDPGCSVCGGQHE, encoded by the coding sequence GTGCTGAACGACCAGGAGCTGTTGCGCTACAGTCGGCAGATTCTGTTGCAGCACGTCGACATCGACGGCCAGTTGCGCCTCAAGCAAAGCCGCGTGTTGATCGTCGGTCTCGGCGGTTTAGGCGCTCCGGTGGCGTTGTACCTGGCTGCCGCTGGCGTCGGCGAGTTGCATCTGGCGGATTTCGACAGCGTCGATCTGACCAACCTCCAGCGCCAGATCATTCACGACACCGACAGCGTCGGCCTGAGTAAGGTCGATTCGGCGATGCGTCGCCTGACGGCGATCAATCCCGAGATTCGCCTGGTGCCTCATCCGACGGCCATGGACGAAGACAGCCTGGCCGCCGTGGTTGCGACGGTGGATGTGGTGCTGGACTGCTCCGACAATTTCTCGACCCGCGAAGCGGTGAATGCGGCGTGTGTCACTGCGGGTAAACCGCTGGTCAGCGGTGCGGCGATTCGCCTGGAAGGGCAGTTGTCGGTGTTCGATCCGCGCCGCCCCGAGAGCCCTTGCTACCACTGCCTCTACGGCCATGGCAGCGAAGCCGAGTTGACGTGCAGCGAAGCCGGTGTGCTTGGGCCACTGGTGGGATTGGTCGGTAGCCTGCAAGCCCTTGAAGCCTTGAAGTTGTTGGCCGGTTTCGGTGAGCCGCTGGTGGGACGCCTGTTGCTGATCGACGCCTTGGGCACACGTTTTCGCGAATTGCGAGTCAAGCGCGACCCCGGTTGCAGCGTCTGCGGTGGCCAGCATGAGTGA
- the ychF gene encoding redox-regulated ATPase YchF: protein MGFNCGIVGLPNVGKSTLFNALTKSGIAAENFPFCTIEPNTGIVPMPDPRLDALAAIVIPERVLPTTMEFVDIAGLVAGASKGEGLGNKFLANIRETDAIAHVVRCFEDENVIHVSNSVDPKRDIEIIDLELIFADLDSCEKQLQKVARNAKGGDKDAVAQKALLEQLIAHFTLGKPARSLIKNMGADEKQIIRGFHLLTTKPVMYIANVAEDGFENNPLLDVVKAIAEEEGAMVVPVCNKIEAEIAELEDGEEKDMFLEALGLEEPGLNRVIRAGYEMLNLQTYFTAGVKEVRAWTVRVGATAPQAAAVIHTDFEKGFIRAEVIAYDDFIQYKGEAGAKEAGKWRLEGKEYIVKDGDVMHFRFNV, encoded by the coding sequence ATGGGATTCAATTGCGGCATCGTCGGCCTGCCTAACGTCGGCAAGTCCACCCTGTTCAACGCCCTGACCAAATCCGGTATCGCGGCCGAGAACTTCCCCTTCTGCACCATCGAGCCGAACACCGGCATCGTGCCGATGCCCGATCCGCGCCTGGACGCCCTGGCGGCCATCGTGATCCCGGAGCGCGTACTGCCGACCACCATGGAGTTCGTCGACATCGCCGGCCTGGTGGCCGGTGCCTCGAAGGGTGAAGGCTTGGGCAACAAGTTCCTGGCCAACATCCGCGAAACCGATGCCATCGCCCACGTGGTCCGCTGCTTCGAAGACGAGAACGTGATTCACGTTTCCAACAGCGTCGACCCGAAACGCGATATCGAGATCATCGACCTGGAACTGATCTTCGCCGACCTCGACAGCTGCGAGAAGCAACTGCAAAAAGTCGCTCGCAACGCCAAGGGCGGCGACAAAGACGCCGTCGCCCAGAAAGCCTTGCTCGAGCAACTGATCGCCCACTTCACCCTGGGCAAACCGGCACGCAGCCTGATCAAGAACATGGGCGCCGATGAGAAGCAAATCATTCGCGGCTTCCACCTGCTGACCACCAAACCGGTCATGTACATCGCCAACGTTGCCGAAGATGGTTTCGAGAACAACCCGCTGCTGGACGTGGTGAAAGCCATCGCTGAAGAAGAAGGCGCGATGGTCGTACCGGTCTGCAACAAGATCGAAGCGGAAATCGCCGAGCTTGAAGACGGCGAAGAAAAGGACATGTTCCTGGAGGCCCTGGGCCTGGAAGAACCTGGCCTGAACCGCGTAATCCGCGCCGGCTATGAAATGCTCAACCTGCAGACGTACTTCACCGCTGGCGTAAAAGAAGTGCGCGCCTGGACCGTACGCGTCGGCGCCACCGCGCCACAAGCCGCGGCCGTGATCCACACCGACTTCGAGAAAGGCTTCATTCGCGCCGAAGTCATCGCCTACGACGATTTCATCCAGTACAAGGGCGAAGCCGGCGCCAAGGAAGCGGGTAAATGGCGTCTGGAAGGCAAGGAATACATCGTCAAGGATGGCGACGTGATGCACTTCCGCTTTAACGTCTAA
- the lolB gene encoding lipoprotein insertase outer membrane protein LolB — MFLRHFIVFSFIALLAGCAGFGARESVQGQGNQAQWREHKQQLSGLDGWQIDGKIGIRAPKDSGSGTLFWLQRQDYYDIRLSGPLGRGAARLTGRPGQVSLEVANQGRYEAPTPEALLEEQLGWKLPVSHLTWWVRGLPAPDSKSRLVLDADSRLSNLEQDDWQIEYLSYAQQNGYWLPERIKLHGSNLDVTLVIKQWQPRKLGQ; from the coding sequence ATGTTTTTGCGCCATTTCATCGTGTTCAGCTTTATCGCCCTGCTCGCCGGTTGCGCGGGTTTCGGCGCCCGTGAATCCGTCCAGGGCCAGGGCAACCAGGCCCAGTGGCGCGAGCATAAGCAACAACTGAGCGGCCTCGACGGCTGGCAGATCGACGGCAAGATCGGCATCCGCGCCCCGAAGGACTCGGGCAGCGGCACACTGTTCTGGTTGCAACGCCAGGACTACTACGACATTCGCCTGTCCGGCCCACTGGGGCGCGGCGCGGCACGCCTGACCGGCCGGCCGGGCCAGGTCTCGCTGGAGGTTGCCAACCAGGGCCGCTACGAGGCCCCCACCCCCGAAGCGCTGCTGGAAGAGCAACTGGGCTGGAAGCTGCCGGTGTCCCACCTGACCTGGTGGGTTCGCGGGCTGCCGGCACCGGACAGCAAAAGCCGCCTGGTCCTCGACGCCGACAGCCGCCTGTCCAATCTGGAACAGGATGACTGGCAGATCGAATACCTCAGCTATGCCCAGCAGAACGGCTACTGGCTGCCCGAACGCATCAAACTGCACGGCAGCAACCTCGACGTCACGCTGGTGATCAAGCAATGGCAGCCGCGCAAGCTGGGGCAATGA
- the ispE gene encoding 4-(cytidine 5'-diphospho)-2-C-methyl-D-erythritol kinase: MTAARLTLPSPAKLNLMLHILGRRPDGYHELQTIFQFLDYGDEVTFAVRDDGVIRLHTEFEGVPHDSNLIVKAAKQLQAQSGCLLGIDIWIEKILPMGGGIGGGSSNAATTLLGLNHLWQLGWDMDRLAALGLTLGADVPVFVRGHAAFAEGVGEKLTPVEPEEPWYLVLVPQVSVSTAEIFSDPLLTRNSPPIKVRPVPKGNSRNDCLPVVARRYPDVRNALNLLGKFTEAKLTGTGSCVFGGFPSKAEADKVSALLTETLTGFVAKGSNVSMLHRKLQSLL; this comes from the coding sequence ATGACCGCTGCACGCCTGACCCTGCCCTCCCCGGCCAAGCTCAACCTGATGTTGCACATCCTGGGTCGTCGACCGGACGGCTATCACGAATTGCAGACGATTTTTCAGTTCCTGGACTATGGCGATGAAGTCACCTTTGCCGTGCGCGACGACGGCGTGATTCGCCTGCACACCGAATTCGAAGGCGTCCCCCACGACAGCAACCTGATCGTCAAGGCCGCGAAACAACTTCAGGCACAATCCGGTTGCTTGCTGGGCATCGATATCTGGATCGAAAAAATCCTGCCCATGGGCGGCGGCATCGGCGGCGGCAGCTCGAATGCGGCGACGACGTTGCTCGGCCTCAACCACTTGTGGCAGCTGGGCTGGGACATGGATCGACTGGCCGCGCTGGGCCTGACGCTGGGCGCCGACGTGCCGGTTTTCGTGCGTGGCCACGCCGCTTTCGCCGAGGGCGTCGGGGAAAAACTCACGCCGGTTGAGCCTGAGGAACCCTGGTACTTGGTACTGGTGCCGCAAGTATCTGTAAGTACAGCAGAAATTTTTTCAGATCCGCTGTTGACACGTAACTCTCCTCCCATTAAAGTGCGCCCCGTTCCCAAGGGAAACAGTCGAAATGACTGCTTACCGGTGGTAGCAAGGCGTTATCCAGATGTTCGTAACGCTTTGAATTTGTTAGGTAAATTTACCGAAGCAAAACTCACCGGAACTGGAAGTTGTGTGTTTGGGGGCTTCCCAAGCAAAGCTGAAGCTGATAAAGTCTCGGCCCTTCTGACAGAGACCCTTACGGGGTTTGTAGCAAAAGGAAGCAACGTTTCGATGTTGCATCGCAAGCTGCAAAGCCTGCTCTAA
- a CDS encoding ribose-phosphate pyrophosphokinase — MSKMMVFTGNANPDLARRVVRQLHIPLGDISVGKFSDGEITAEINENVRGKDVFIIQPTCAPTNDNLMELVVMADAFRRSSATRITAVIPYFGYARQDRRPRSARVAISAKVVADMLTVVGIDRVLTVDLHADQIQGFFDIPVDNIYGSPVLVDDIEDQRFENLMIVSPDIGGVVRARAVAKSLGVDLGIIDKRREKANHSEVMHIIGDVEGRTCILVDDMVDTAGTLCHAAKALKEHGAAKVFAYCTHPVLSGRAIENIENSVLDELVVTNTIPLSAAAQACARIRQLDIAPVVAEAVRRISNEESISAMFR, encoded by the coding sequence GTGTCCAAGATGATGGTCTTTACGGGGAACGCCAACCCCGATCTGGCTCGGCGTGTCGTACGTCAGCTGCATATCCCTCTCGGTGACATTTCTGTCGGTAAGTTTTCCGACGGCGAAATCACTGCCGAGATCAATGAAAACGTTCGCGGTAAAGACGTCTTCATTATTCAGCCGACTTGCGCTCCGACCAACGATAACCTGATGGAACTCGTCGTGATGGCTGATGCCTTCCGCCGTTCCTCGGCTACTCGTATCACTGCTGTTATTCCTTACTTTGGTTATGCCCGTCAGGATCGCCGTCCGCGTTCCGCACGTGTGGCAATCAGCGCGAAAGTCGTGGCTGATATGCTGACCGTAGTCGGCATCGACCGTGTCCTCACGGTTGATCTGCATGCTGACCAGATCCAGGGCTTCTTCGATATTCCCGTGGATAACATCTACGGCTCCCCAGTCCTGGTGGATGACATTGAAGATCAGCGCTTCGAAAACCTGATGATCGTGTCCCCGGACATTGGTGGCGTCGTGCGTGCACGGGCCGTTGCCAAATCCCTGGGCGTGGATCTGGGTATCATCGACAAACGCCGCGAGAAGGCCAATCACTCCGAAGTGATGCACATCATCGGCGATGTCGAAGGGCGTACCTGTATTCTGGTCGATGACATGGTCGATACCGCCGGCACCCTGTGCCACGCGGCCAAGGCCCTGAAAGAGCATGGCGCTGCCAAGGTCTTTGCCTACTGCACACACCCTGTGCTGTCGGGTCGAGCGATCGAAAACATTGAAAATTCCGTGCTGGACGAACTGGTGGTGACCAACACCATCCCGTTGTCCGCTGCTGCACAGGCCTGTGCGCGTATCCGTCAACTGGATATCGCACCGGTTGTTGCCGAAGCGGTTCGCCGCATCAGCAATGAAGAATCGATCAGCGCGATGTTCCGCTAA
- the pth gene encoding aminoacyl-tRNA hydrolase has protein sequence MTAIKLIVGLGNPGAEYEQTRHNAGALFVERIAHAQGVSLAADRKYFGLTGRFSHQGQDVRLLIPTTYMNRSGQAVAALAGFFRIKPEEILVAHDELDLPPGVAKLKQGGGHGGHNGLRDIIAQLGNQNTFHRLRLGIGHPGVASMVSNFVLGRAPRAEQEKLDASIDFALGVLPDILAGEWNRAMKNLHSQKA, from the coding sequence GTGACTGCCATTAAACTGATCGTTGGCCTGGGAAATCCAGGTGCCGAATACGAACAGACCCGGCATAACGCAGGGGCCCTTTTTGTTGAGCGCATCGCGCACGCACAAGGCGTCAGCCTGGCGGCCGATCGCAAATATTTCGGCCTGACCGGGCGTTTTTCGCATCAGGGTCAGGATGTTCGCCTGTTGATTCCCACCACCTACATGAACCGCAGCGGCCAGGCCGTGGCGGCATTGGCCGGTTTCTTCCGCATCAAGCCTGAAGAAATCCTGGTGGCCCACGACGAACTCGACCTGCCTCCGGGCGTTGCCAAGCTCAAGCAGGGCGGCGGCCATGGCGGTCACAACGGGTTGCGCGACATCATTGCGCAACTGGGTAATCAGAATACCTTTCACCGCTTGCGGCTTGGCATTGGCCACCCGGGCGTTGCCAGTATGGTTTCAAACTTTGTCCTGGGTCGTGCGCCTCGCGCCGAACAGGAAAAACTCGATGCCAGCATCGACTTTGCCCTCGGCGTGCTGCCGGATATCCTCGCCGGTGAATGGAACCGCGCGATGAAAAACCTGCACAGCCAGAAGGCCTGA
- a CDS encoding tetratricopeptide repeat protein codes for MNRSSALLLALALLSGCQSMAPVSTDGTPPVEDSTPAPEKPKVYGSFSEETIFSLLSAELAGQRNRFDIALDNYVTQAINTQDPGISERAFRIAEYLGADQAALDTALIWAKNAPDDLEAQRAAAVQLARAGRYDDSMAYMEKVLLGKGDTHFDFLALSAADTDQETRNGLTKSFDRLLQRHPNNGQLIFGKALLLQQDGDAQGALTLLEDNPPEAGEVAPILLRARLLQGLDRGDEALPLLEKSIKKYPDDKRLRLTYARMLVENNRMDDAKVEFSSLVQQYPEDDELRYSLALVCLEAKAWDEAKGYLEDLIARESHVDSAHLNLGRIAEERNDPESALIEYAQVGPGNDYLPAQLRQADILMGNGKTAEAQSRLAVQRDSQPDYGIQLYLIEAETLSANNQGDKAWNVLQKALKQYPDDLNLLYTRAMLAEKRNDLAQMEKDLRLIIQRDPDNAMALNALGYTLSDRTTRYDEAKVLIEQAHQINPEDPAVLDSLGWVNFRLGNLDEAERLLRQALERFPDQEVAAHLGEVLWANGKQREARQIWSRFLKDQPDSPILRSTIKRLTGSETL; via the coding sequence ATGAATAGATCTTCCGCGTTGCTCCTCGCTCTTGCCTTGCTCAGCGGCTGCCAGTCCATGGCCCCCGTTTCGACGGACGGTACGCCGCCGGTCGAAGACAGCACTCCGGCGCCTGAAAAGCCCAAGGTCTACGGCTCGTTCAGCGAAGAAACCATCTTCAGCCTGTTGAGTGCCGAATTGGCTGGCCAGCGCAATCGTTTCGACATTGCGCTGGACAACTACGTGACCCAGGCCATCAATACCCAGGATCCGGGCATTTCCGAGCGTGCGTTTCGCATCGCCGAGTACCTGGGGGCCGACCAGGCCGCGCTGGATACTGCATTGATCTGGGCCAAAAACGCCCCGGACGACCTCGAAGCGCAGCGCGCCGCGGCCGTGCAGCTGGCGCGTGCCGGGCGCTACGACGACTCCATGGCGTACATGGAGAAAGTCCTGCTGGGCAAGGGCGACACCCACTTCGACTTTCTGGCGCTGTCCGCGGCTGATACCGATCAGGAAACCCGCAACGGCCTGACCAAAAGCTTCGATCGGCTGTTGCAGCGTCATCCGAACAATGGCCAGCTGATTTTCGGCAAGGCCCTGCTGCTGCAGCAAGACGGCGATGCCCAAGGCGCCCTCACCCTACTGGAAGACAATCCGCCTGAAGCCGGCGAAGTGGCGCCGATCCTGCTGCGCGCGCGCCTGCTGCAAGGCCTGGACCGCGGTGACGAAGCACTGCCGCTGCTGGAAAAAAGCATCAAGAAATACCCGGACGACAAACGCCTGCGCCTCACCTACGCCCGCATGCTGGTGGAAAACAACCGCATGGACGACGCCAAGGTGGAGTTCTCCAGCCTGGTCCAGCAATACCCGGAAGACGACGAGTTGCGTTACTCCCTGGCACTGGTGTGCCTGGAAGCCAAGGCCTGGGACGAGGCCAAGGGTTATCTGGAGGACCTGATCGCCCGCGAGAGCCATGTCGATTCGGCCCACCTGAACCTGGGGCGCATCGCCGAAGAACGCAACGACCCGGAAAGCGCACTGATCGAGTATGCCCAGGTTGGCCCGGGCAATGACTATCTGCCGGCACAGTTACGCCAGGCCGATATCCTGATGGGCAACGGCAAGACGGCCGAGGCCCAGAGCCGCCTCGCCGTACAGCGCGATTCCCAACCGGACTACGGCATCCAGCTGTACCTGATCGAAGCCGAAACCCTGTCGGCCAACAATCAGGGCGACAAAGCCTGGAATGTGCTGCAAAAAGCGTTGAAGCAGTACCCGGACGATCTGAACCTGCTGTACACCCGCGCCATGCTGGCGGAGAAGCGCAATGACCTCGCCCAGATGGAAAAAGACCTGCGCCTGATCATCCAGCGTGATCCGGATAACGCCATGGCCCTCAATGCCCTCGGCTACACCTTGTCGGATCGCACCACCCGCTACGACGAGGCCAAGGTGCTGATCGAACAGGCCCATCAGATCAATCCCGAAGACCCGGCGGTGCTCGACAGCCTCGGCTGGGTGAATTTCCGCCTGGGCAACCTCGATGAAGCCGAGCGCTTGCTGCGTCAGGCCCTGGAGCGCTTTCCCGATCAGGAAGTCGCCGCTCACCTGGGCGAAGTCCTGTGGGCCAACGGCAAACAGCGCGAAGCCCGGCAGATCTGGAGCCGATTCCTCAAGGACCAGCCTGACAGCCCCATTTTGCGCAGCACCATCAAACGCCTGACCGGATCAGAGACCCTTTAA
- the prfA gene encoding peptide chain release factor 1, which yields MKASLLNKLDILQDRFEELTALLGDGEVISDQNKFRTYSKEYAEVEPIVAAYKQLLKVQADLEGAQALLKDSDPDMREMAVEEVREAKELLLELEGNLQRMLLPKDPNDGRNVFLEIRAGTGGDEAAIFSGDLFRMYSRYAERRGWRVEILSENEGEHGGYKEVIARVEGDNVYGKLKFESGAHRVQRVPATESQGRIHTSACTVAVLPEPDEQETIEINPADLRVDTYRSSGAGGQHVNKTDSAIRITHLPSGIVVECQEERSQHKNRARAMAWLSAKLNDQQTSAAANAIASERKLLVGSGDRSERIRTYNFAQGRVTDHRVNLTLYSLDEILAGGVDAVIEPLLAEYQADQLAAIGE from the coding sequence ATGAAAGCGTCACTGCTTAATAAGCTGGACATCCTCCAGGACCGTTTCGAAGAACTGACCGCCTTGCTGGGCGATGGCGAAGTCATTTCCGACCAGAACAAATTCCGCACTTATTCCAAGGAATACGCGGAAGTCGAGCCGATTGTCGCCGCGTATAAACAGCTACTCAAAGTGCAGGCAGACCTCGAAGGCGCCCAGGCGCTGCTCAAGGACAGCGATCCGGACATGCGCGAAATGGCGGTGGAGGAAGTCCGCGAAGCCAAGGAGCTGTTGCTCGAACTGGAAGGCAATCTGCAACGTATGCTGCTGCCCAAGGACCCGAACGACGGGCGTAACGTGTTTCTTGAAATTCGTGCCGGCACCGGCGGTGACGAGGCGGCTATTTTTTCCGGCGACCTGTTCCGCATGTATTCGCGCTACGCCGAACGCCGTGGTTGGCGCGTGGAGATCCTGTCGGAGAACGAAGGCGAACACGGTGGCTATAAAGAAGTCATCGCCCGGGTCGAGGGTGACAACGTCTATGGCAAGCTGAAATTCGAATCCGGCGCCCACCGTGTGCAGCGTGTGCCGGCCACCGAGTCCCAGGGTCGCATCCACACTTCAGCCTGCACCGTGGCGGTATTGCCCGAGCCGGACGAGCAGGAGACCATCGAGATCAACCCGGCGGACCTGCGGGTCGACACCTACCGCTCCTCCGGCGCGGGCGGCCAGCACGTCAACAAGACCGATTCGGCGATCCGCATCACTCACTTGCCCTCGGGCATTGTCGTCGAGTGCCAGGAAGAACGCTCCCAGCACAAGAACCGGGCGCGAGCCATGGCCTGGCTGTCGGCCAAGCTCAACGACCAGCAGACCAGCGCTGCGGCCAACGCCATCGCCAGTGAGCGCAAATTGCTGGTGGGTTCGGGCGATCGTTCCGAGCGAATCCGTACCTACAACTTCGCTCAGGGCCGGGTCACCGACCATCGCGTCAACCTGACCCTGTATTCCCTCGACGAAATTCTTGCCGGTGGTGTCGATGCGGTCATCGAGCCGTTGTTGGCCGAATACCAGGCCGACCAATTGGCTGCGATTGGCGAGTAA